From Myxococcales bacterium, the proteins below share one genomic window:
- a CDS encoding restriction endonuclease — MTFTEAAAEVLRIAGKPLHYKEITELAVEKNLLSHVGKSPEVTMGARLAALLKKEDKTNPIVRVKPGVFALRDWNEKKKGKKGEPTETEIAEAAGEGIEEAAEVNALEVEAATRLAAAPSEGDEDEVLVSGEDELRRNLAASGAELFDDEDDDDQPILAAPPSSNAALPQGDAADGGRRRRRRRRRGRGGREGAEGAPGEPGSGERAEPGFTVEGEDAPPARDPLAPAPRPQVRERHQIMAGGAPNGIEAPPVAEGDELLGRELADAALLAMGGFDRNQGPVPQRTVTDALMRRGRLSGDPQLAQSQLMAALRADNLRRQAQGQRPRFRFSPGFRLALTDWHMSPELVRLEQDAIAAVERYREASRRAMLRKLQELPGHAFMELVLLGLERAGMASLRAVRRAGSPGGESHFAATHKNGSDEIRTAIVVRRDGREIGRERVSDLRGALHHYGPAQAGWLVTTGQVLSGAREEASAPNAAPVALFDGTALVRLLEDNDVGVVKTRLTTAIPDLELFDTLRG; from the coding sequence ATGACGTTTACCGAAGCCGCGGCCGAGGTCTTGCGCATCGCCGGCAAGCCCCTCCACTACAAGGAAATCACCGAGCTGGCCGTCGAGAAGAACCTCTTGTCGCACGTCGGCAAGAGCCCCGAGGTGACCATGGGCGCCCGACTCGCGGCGCTGCTTAAAAAAGAAGACAAGACGAACCCCATCGTCCGGGTGAAGCCGGGCGTGTTCGCCTTGCGCGACTGGAACGAGAAGAAGAAGGGCAAGAAGGGCGAGCCCACCGAGACCGAGATCGCCGAGGCCGCTGGCGAGGGCATCGAGGAGGCCGCCGAGGTCAACGCGCTCGAGGTCGAAGCCGCCACGCGCTTGGCCGCCGCCCCGTCCGAAGGAGACGAGGACGAAGTGCTCGTGTCGGGCGAGGACGAGCTCCGCCGCAACCTCGCGGCGAGCGGCGCCGAGCTCTTCGACGACGAGGACGACGACGATCAACCCATCTTGGCCGCCCCGCCGAGCAGCAACGCCGCGCTCCCGCAAGGGGACGCCGCCGATGGTGGCCGTCGCCGTCGTCGCCGCCGCCGCCGCGGTCGCGGAGGGCGCGAGGGAGCCGAAGGCGCTCCGGGCGAGCCGGGCTCCGGTGAGCGCGCCGAGCCGGGGTTCACGGTCGAAGGCGAGGACGCACCCCCCGCCCGCGATCCTCTCGCGCCGGCCCCGCGCCCGCAGGTCCGCGAGCGCCACCAGATCATGGCGGGCGGCGCCCCGAACGGGATCGAAGCCCCGCCGGTCGCCGAAGGGGACGAGCTGCTCGGGCGCGAGCTCGCCGACGCGGCGCTCCTCGCGATGGGCGGGTTCGATCGCAACCAAGGGCCGGTGCCGCAGCGCACGGTGACCGACGCGCTCATGCGGCGCGGGCGCCTCTCGGGCGATCCTCAGCTCGCGCAGTCCCAGCTCATGGCCGCCCTCCGCGCCGACAACCTCCGCCGCCAGGCGCAGGGGCAGCGCCCGAGGTTCCGGTTCTCGCCAGGCTTCCGCCTCGCCCTCACCGACTGGCACATGAGCCCCGAGCTCGTGCGCCTCGAGCAGGACGCCATCGCCGCCGTGGAGAGGTACCGCGAAGCTTCCCGCCGCGCCATGCTGCGAAAGCTCCAAGAGCTGCCCGGCCACGCGTTCATGGAGCTCGTGCTCCTCGGGCTCGAGCGTGCGGGAATGGCGAGCCTCCGCGCCGTGCGCCGGGCCGGGTCGCCCGGCGGTGAGTCGCACTTCGCGGCCACCCACAAGAACGGGAGCGACGAGATCCGCACGGCGATCGTCGTGCGACGCGACGGCCGCGAGATCGGGCGCGAGCGCGTGAGCGACCTCCGCGGGGCGCTCCATCACTACGGGCCCGCGCAGGCAGGCTGGCTCGTCACGACGGGGCAGGTGCTCTCCGGGGCACGCGAGGAGGCGTCCGCGCCGAACGCCGCGCCCGTCGCCTTGTTCGACGGCACCGCCCTCGTGCGCTTGCTCGAGGACAACGACGTCGGCGTCGTGAAGACGCGCCTCACGACGGCGATCCCCGACCTCGAGCTGTTCGACACGCTCCGAGGCTGA
- a CDS encoding IPT/TIG domain-containing protein — protein MANVSRGPSRSRGARWSKRGAVALVLVAGVATAMAACLPGGNAVPAGDEADAGGLSLGDGSTLGPRADVDLGDPFALDGLLPAHGPFSGKTRALVSGRGFSSDMRVFVGGVEVPREAVFASNVTRIAIEVPPGKPGPAEVRVKNTKTAEERALPAGFTYDAVVLRPDSGATSGGTRIEVEGSGTAFVAATTVAIGGRPCTDVSVKDTTHLACTTPEHSAGAKDVVVTTGVDRIQVREAYTYSDAADGYRGGLSGGALAGRIKVLAFDSFTGKPLAGGTVVVGGDLATAKIAKVSQSGAVELSDPSFTSKLTVSVAAKCHQPMTFVDVPVDTVTVYLDPVMDLSCAEGDPPSIGGGGGRFGGIIEGELVFPGGVEFRRAGWSGVPAPKRPTERQAAYVFFSQASPGERFVLPEAVTAVTPDSPGSAGYLFNVVGAPGNHTLYAVAGLEDRSESPPRFVPYVLGFVRGVGLGARQKVVGADIFMNVIADAPLAVSATTPPPAPRSPDRLVTQVALSLGTGFATLPLGERTTLLPVTAPITYIGLPSLDAAAATESYVISARAVSGPRAELPLSAVSRVRTNGQQIALGGFLPVPQMVAPAAGAWDGKRIKFNMIPESTTADLVKVSVLSRGGLVGWTIVLPGNVRDAAIPDLSALPGPDMLGLVRGPIVSTVSVARIEAFDYGRLRFGQLGSGSWSASAVDSLAGVF, from the coding sequence ATGGCGAACGTCTCACGTGGTCCGTCTCGGAGCCGCGGCGCTCGGTGGTCGAAGCGAGGCGCCGTCGCGCTCGTGCTCGTCGCGGGTGTCGCCACCGCGATGGCCGCGTGCCTCCCGGGCGGCAACGCCGTGCCCGCGGGGGACGAGGCGGACGCCGGCGGGTTGTCGCTCGGCGACGGGTCGACGCTCGGCCCGCGCGCAGACGTCGACCTCGGGGATCCGTTCGCGCTCGATGGCCTCCTCCCGGCACACGGTCCCTTCTCCGGCAAGACGCGCGCGCTCGTGTCGGGGCGGGGCTTCTCGAGCGACATGCGCGTGTTCGTCGGCGGCGTCGAGGTACCGAGGGAAGCCGTGTTCGCGTCGAACGTGACACGCATCGCGATCGAGGTCCCCCCCGGCAAACCCGGCCCCGCGGAAGTACGCGTAAAGAATACGAAAACAGCCGAAGAGCGGGCCCTTCCGGCCGGCTTCACCTACGACGCCGTCGTGCTCCGCCCCGACTCCGGCGCCACGAGCGGTGGCACGCGCATCGAGGTCGAAGGCAGCGGCACGGCGTTCGTCGCAGCGACCACCGTCGCGATCGGCGGGCGCCCTTGCACGGACGTGTCGGTGAAGGACACGACCCACCTCGCGTGCACCACCCCCGAGCACTCGGCCGGCGCGAAGGACGTCGTCGTGACGACCGGGGTCGACCGCATCCAGGTGCGTGAAGCTTACACCTACAGCGACGCGGCCGACGGATACCGCGGCGGGCTCTCGGGAGGAGCGCTCGCGGGACGCATCAAGGTGCTCGCGTTCGATTCCTTCACCGGCAAACCGCTCGCGGGCGGGACGGTCGTCGTGGGGGGAGATCTCGCGACCGCGAAGATCGCCAAGGTCTCGCAGTCCGGCGCCGTGGAGCTCTCGGATCCCTCCTTCACGAGCAAGCTCACGGTCAGCGTCGCCGCGAAGTGCCACCAGCCCATGACGTTCGTCGACGTGCCCGTCGATACGGTCACGGTGTACCTCGACCCGGTCATGGACCTCTCGTGCGCCGAAGGGGACCCTCCCTCGATCGGCGGGGGCGGAGGGCGGTTCGGTGGCATCATCGAAGGGGAGCTCGTGTTCCCCGGCGGCGTCGAGTTCCGCCGCGCCGGGTGGTCGGGTGTCCCCGCGCCGAAGCGGCCCACGGAGCGCCAGGCCGCCTACGTCTTCTTTTCGCAGGCCTCTCCGGGAGAGCGCTTCGTCCTCCCCGAGGCGGTAACGGCGGTCACCCCCGACTCTCCGGGCAGCGCGGGCTACCTCTTCAACGTGGTCGGCGCGCCGGGCAACCACACGCTCTACGCCGTGGCAGGCCTCGAGGACCGCAGCGAGTCTCCCCCGCGGTTCGTGCCCTACGTGCTCGGCTTCGTGCGAGGCGTCGGGCTCGGCGCGAGGCAGAAGGTCGTCGGCGCCGACATTTTCATGAACGTCATCGCCGACGCACCGCTCGCCGTCAGCGCAACCACGCCACCCCCGGCGCCACGCTCGCCCGACCGGCTCGTCACGCAGGTCGCGCTCTCGCTCGGCACGGGCTTCGCGACCCTCCCCCTCGGGGAACGGACGACGCTGCTCCCGGTCACGGCACCCATCACGTACATCGGGCTCCCCTCCCTCGACGCCGCCGCCGCCACCGAGTCGTACGTGATCTCGGCGCGCGCCGTCAGCGGGCCTCGCGCAGAGCTCCCGCTGAGCGCGGTGTCGCGCGTGCGGACGAACGGCCAACAGATCGCCCTCGGAGGGTTTCTGCCCGTGCCCCAAATGGTGGCCCCCGCCGCCGGCGCATGGGACGGAAAACGCATAAAATTCAACATGATACCCGAGTCGACCACGGCCGACTTGGTCAAGGTCTCGGTTCTGTCGCGGGGCGGTCTCGTGGGCTGGACGATCGTCCTCCCGGGCAACGTCCGCGACGCCGCGATCCCCGACCTCTCCGCGCTCCCCGGGCCCGACATGCTCGGCCTCGTACGTGGCCCGATCGTGTCGACGGTCTCGGTCGCCCGGATCGAGGCGTTCGACTACGGGAGGCTCCGCTTCGGGCAGCTCGGCAGCGGGTCGTGGTCGGCGTCGGCGGTCGACAGCCTCGCCGGGGTGTTCTGA
- a CDS encoding IgGFc-binding protein: MGREPTRRARPFSRAAAIGVAVVVASACQFDPSYRDVPDARPACTEGALACQGKVLERCTGAAFAPLDDCGARALVCSNRLGRCAACEPGTTRCDGATVLTCNVDGAGEARGETCDASKKIACRGGACVNLCTLAETNRSNVGCEYWAVDLDNAVTSSGSAAAQQFAVVVSNPQPDLPAKIVVEEDLAKPGEPARTRVVAEAVVSPRNLEVLKLGPKEVDGSAEGTFDTGPGTALSRGAYRVTSDVPIVAYQFNPLENANVFSNDASQLLPVPALTGSSQGGYVIAGWPQTIARSEDPAQNFGTDLRAFLAIVGTRPDTRVTVRTTARIVSGGPSFLPQGTPKGGTIEVTLQPFEVLNLETGDFNADFTGTIVTADKPVVAFPGSEASDAPFFSTLAERQCCADHLEEQAVPTRAVGKRYVLGRVPNRSRAVAAAGGAVGPFDEPEYYRVVAVNPGKTTVRTSLPPPFAEVVLDGVGANVTIATTRDATLDADAPVVVADVQVSQDGAGIPRGLPGGDPSLTFLPPIEQWRSDYVLLTPDKYAFDFLVISAPREAQVFLDGSPVSAATCEVAGTDGKSRESSAYLVYRCQLSFPTIDPVARPPDNVKPGRQNDGVHRVQADYPVGVLVYGFDSFVSYAYAGGTDLSEINVR; the protein is encoded by the coding sequence GTGGGGCGCGAGCCCACGCGACGGGCGCGCCCGTTCTCTCGAGCCGCCGCCATCGGGGTCGCCGTCGTGGTCGCCTCGGCGTGCCAGTTCGACCCTTCGTACCGGGACGTGCCCGACGCGCGCCCGGCGTGCACGGAGGGCGCGTTGGCCTGCCAGGGCAAGGTGCTCGAGCGCTGCACGGGGGCGGCGTTCGCCCCACTCGACGATTGCGGCGCACGAGCCCTCGTGTGCTCGAATCGGCTCGGTCGATGCGCGGCCTGCGAGCCGGGGACGACCCGCTGCGACGGGGCCACGGTGCTCACGTGCAACGTCGACGGCGCCGGTGAGGCCCGCGGCGAAACGTGCGACGCCTCCAAGAAGATCGCCTGCCGCGGCGGGGCGTGCGTGAACCTCTGCACGCTCGCCGAGACGAACCGCTCCAACGTCGGCTGCGAGTACTGGGCAGTCGATCTCGACAACGCCGTGACGAGCTCGGGCAGCGCCGCCGCGCAGCAGTTCGCGGTCGTCGTCTCCAATCCTCAGCCCGATCTCCCGGCGAAGATCGTCGTCGAGGAGGACCTGGCCAAGCCTGGCGAACCGGCGCGCACCCGCGTGGTCGCCGAGGCGGTCGTGTCGCCGCGGAACCTCGAGGTGCTCAAGCTCGGGCCGAAAGAGGTCGACGGCTCGGCCGAAGGCACGTTCGACACGGGTCCGGGCACGGCCCTCTCGCGCGGCGCGTACCGCGTCACGAGCGACGTGCCCATCGTGGCCTACCAGTTCAACCCTCTCGAGAACGCCAACGTGTTCTCGAACGACGCGTCGCAGCTCTTGCCCGTCCCGGCGCTCACGGGCTCGAGCCAGGGGGGCTACGTGATCGCCGGGTGGCCCCAGACCATCGCGAGGAGCGAGGATCCCGCGCAGAACTTCGGCACGGACCTCCGCGCGTTCCTCGCCATCGTGGGCACGAGGCCCGACACGCGGGTCACCGTGAGGACCACGGCGCGCATCGTGTCGGGTGGGCCTTCGTTCCTCCCGCAGGGCACGCCGAAGGGCGGAACGATCGAGGTCACGCTCCAGCCCTTCGAGGTCTTGAACCTCGAGACCGGAGACTTCAACGCCGACTTCACGGGCACCATCGTCACCGCCGACAAGCCCGTCGTCGCGTTCCCGGGGAGCGAGGCGTCCGACGCGCCGTTCTTCAGCACGCTGGCCGAGCGTCAGTGCTGCGCGGATCACCTCGAGGAGCAGGCCGTGCCCACCCGCGCGGTCGGCAAACGCTACGTGCTCGGCCGCGTGCCGAACCGCTCGCGCGCGGTCGCCGCGGCGGGGGGAGCCGTGGGGCCCTTCGACGAGCCCGAGTACTACCGCGTCGTGGCCGTGAACCCCGGGAAGACCACCGTAAGGACCTCCCTGCCCCCTCCTTTCGCCGAGGTCGTCCTCGACGGGGTCGGCGCGAACGTCACCATCGCGACCACGCGCGACGCCACCCTCGACGCGGACGCGCCGGTCGTCGTGGCGGACGTCCAGGTGAGCCAAGACGGCGCCGGCATTCCGCGGGGCCTCCCCGGCGGAGATCCGAGCCTCACGTTCCTTCCGCCCATCGAGCAGTGGCGCTCCGACTACGTCTTGCTCACGCCGGACAAGTACGCGTTCGACTTCCTCGTGATCTCGGCGCCGCGCGAGGCGCAGGTCTTCCTCGATGGCTCTCCTGTCAGCGCCGCCACGTGCGAGGTCGCCGGGACCGACGGCAAGAGCCGCGAGAGCTCGGCCTACCTCGTCTACCGCTGCCAGCTCTCGTTCCCCACGATCGACCCCGTGGCGCGTCCGCCGGACAACGTGAAGCCGGGTCGCCAGAACGACGGAGTCCACCGCGTCCAAGCCGACTACCCGGTCGGCGTGCTCGTGTACGGGTTCGATTCGTTCGTGAGCTACGCCTACGCCGGCGGGACCGACCTCTCCGAGATCAACGTCCGCTGA
- a CDS encoding GIY-YIG nuclease family protein: protein MAPEPAPDAWSFYVVRCGDGSLYAGIAKDARARFRAHAEGKGAKYTRGRGPLELLRVVVCGAKGDALAVEARFKRRSRAEKLRLVGRKARLAAFARRVVDARALTR, encoded by the coding sequence GTGGCGCCGGAGCCTGCGCCGGATGCGTGGAGCTTCTACGTCGTCCGGTGCGGGGACGGCTCGCTCTACGCGGGCATCGCCAAGGACGCGCGCGCACGGTTCCGAGCCCACGCGGAGGGGAAGGGTGCAAAGTACACGCGTGGGCGCGGGCCCCTCGAGCTCCTTCGTGTCGTCGTCTGCGGTGCGAAGGGCGACGCGCTCGCGGTCGAGGCTCGGTTCAAGCGACGGTCGCGCGCCGAGAAGCTGCGGCTGGTCGGTCGCAAGGCCCGCCTCGCCGCGTTCGCCCGCCGTGTGGTCGACGCGCGCGCGCTCACTCGATGA
- a CDS encoding enoyl-CoA hydratase/isomerase family protein, producing the protein MSLPERAYGKIKVVSSGGVTTIALAYPERRNAIGPQMTNELLWALGDASADPETRVVVLTGEGKAFCAGGDFAAITAGEGSALPHKGDYSDLLLAMMRSEVPIVARVNGHAMGGGLGLVAASTFAVAAEGASLGTPEVDVGLFPMMIMAVLAKHVPRRLLLEMMLFGEKLSSTDALARGLVNRVVAEDKLDATVAEITEKLLGKSPATLRLGLRAFAAQDEMELERALPFLRDKLAECLSTDDAREGLMAFLEKRKPVWTGK; encoded by the coding sequence ATGAGCCTCCCCGAGCGCGCATACGGGAAGATCAAGGTCGTCTCGTCGGGCGGCGTCACCACGATCGCGCTCGCCTACCCGGAGCGTCGGAACGCGATCGGTCCCCAGATGACGAACGAGCTCCTCTGGGCCCTCGGCGACGCGTCTGCCGACCCTGAGACGCGCGTCGTCGTGCTCACGGGCGAAGGCAAGGCGTTCTGCGCCGGCGGCGATTTCGCCGCGATCACGGCGGGCGAGGGGAGCGCGCTGCCCCACAAGGGCGACTACTCCGATCTCTTGCTCGCCATGATGCGGTCCGAGGTGCCCATCGTGGCGCGCGTGAACGGGCACGCCATGGGCGGCGGGCTCGGGCTCGTCGCCGCGTCCACCTTCGCGGTCGCCGCCGAGGGGGCGAGCCTCGGAACGCCGGAGGTCGACGTCGGCCTCTTCCCCATGATGATCATGGCGGTCTTGGCCAAACACGTGCCGCGTCGTCTGCTCCTCGAGATGATGCTCTTCGGCGAGAAGCTGTCCTCTACCGATGCGCTCGCGCGTGGCCTCGTGAACCGCGTGGTCGCCGAGGACAAGCTCGACGCGACGGTGGCCGAGATCACGGAGAAGCTCCTCGGCAAGAGCCCGGCGACGCTCCGCTTGGGGCTCCGGGCGTTCGCGGCGCAAGACGAGATGGAGCTCGAGCGCGCGCTCCCGTTCCTGCGGGACAAGCTCGCCGAGTGCCTCTCGACCGACGACGCGAGGGAGGGGCTGATGGCGTTCCTCGAGAAGCGAAAGCCGGTGTGGACGGGAAAGTGA
- a CDS encoding 3-keto-5-aminohexanoate cleavage protein, giving the protein MTDFVRDPDLCVITCAVTGVLANRKQCPGIPYTPSEIADEAKRAYDAGASVVHIHARTDEGQPTFSPKVFAEIKAEIEARCPILLNFSTGTILEDVTEQCTYLTESRPHIGALNMGTMNYAKYSENRKNFVFDMVFPNTYEKIIKLLKAMNAAGVKPELECFDAGHTAGIWPLLDMGLLKEPLQFSFITNVLGGIPPMIESLQLQTKIMPKGSEWEVIGISKSGWRMIGSALVLGGNIRAGLEDNLYLPNGEMARSNGDLIEVAARMARDVGRKVATVDEAKKILRLAEYAPTPEAPKPQPTAQA; this is encoded by the coding sequence ATGACCGACTTCGTCCGTGATCCCGATCTCTGCGTCATCACGTGCGCCGTGACGGGCGTGCTCGCGAACCGCAAACAGTGCCCCGGCATCCCGTACACGCCGAGCGAGATCGCCGACGAGGCGAAGCGCGCGTACGACGCGGGCGCGAGCGTCGTCCACATCCACGCCCGCACCGACGAGGGACAGCCCACCTTCAGCCCGAAGGTGTTCGCCGAGATCAAGGCGGAGATCGAGGCCAGGTGCCCGATTTTGTTGAATTTCTCGACGGGGACGATCCTCGAGGACGTGACCGAGCAGTGCACGTACCTGACCGAGTCGCGGCCCCACATCGGGGCCCTCAACATGGGCACGATGAACTACGCGAAGTACTCCGAGAACCGGAAAAACTTCGTCTTCGACATGGTGTTCCCCAACACCTACGAGAAGATCATCAAGCTGCTGAAGGCCATGAACGCGGCGGGGGTGAAGCCCGAGCTCGAGTGCTTCGACGCGGGGCACACCGCGGGCATCTGGCCGCTGCTCGACATGGGCCTCTTGAAGGAGCCGCTCCAGTTCTCGTTCATCACGAACGTGCTCGGCGGCATCCCGCCCATGATCGAGAGCCTCCAGCTCCAGACGAAGATCATGCCGAAGGGCTCCGAGTGGGAGGTCATCGGGATCTCCAAGTCGGGCTGGCGCATGATCGGCTCGGCGCTCGTGCTCGGCGGGAACATCCGCGCGGGGCTCGAGGACAACCTCTACCTACCGAACGGCGAGATGGCCCGCTCGAACGGTGACCTCATCGAGGTGGCGGCGCGTATGGCCCGCGACGTCGGGCGCAAGGTAGCGACGGTGGACGAGGCGAAGAAGATCCTGCGGCTCGCCGAGTACGCGCCCACGCCCGAGGCCCCGAAGCCCCAGCCGACGGCGCAGGCATGA
- a CDS encoding MarR family transcriptional regulator, whose product MVSELEPSVKDDVKQIIETIIYLYTEGRRITKELARRAQLTGPQLTVVKILEQIGDLSLSELSERIRAQNSTVTGIIDRMEREGLVVRERSKEDRRVVIIRLTPKGAQLAEDIPVEPMRVFQTALSSLTKDEMRELLRILLKVSKRVKTLVRRAGGEAPGERVKDSAGDPKP is encoded by the coding sequence GTGGTGTCAGAGCTCGAGCCGAGCGTCAAAGACGACGTCAAGCAGATCATCGAGACGATTATCTACCTCTACACGGAGGGCCGGAGGATCACGAAGGAGCTCGCGCGGAGGGCGCAGCTCACGGGCCCTCAGCTCACGGTGGTGAAGATCCTCGAGCAGATCGGCGACCTCTCGCTCTCGGAGCTCTCGGAGCGCATCCGCGCCCAAAACAGCACCGTCACGGGCATCATCGATCGCATGGAGCGCGAGGGCCTCGTGGTGCGCGAGCGCTCGAAAGAGGACCGCCGCGTCGTCATCATCCGCCTGACGCCCAAGGGCGCGCAGCTCGCCGAGGACATCCCGGTGGAGCCGATGCGGGTTTTTCAGACGGCCCTCTCGAGCCTCACGAAGGACGAGATGCGCGAGCTTCTCAGGATTTTGCTCAAGGTATCGAAGCGCGTGAAGACGCTCGTTCGCCGGGCCGGTGGTGAGGCCCCGGGGGAGCGCGTGAAAGACTCTGCAGGAGACCCGAAACCATGA
- a CDS encoding M15 family metallopeptidase, with protein MRTKGALFTAGTVAAIALGTVGLSSREAEAGDAAKAASSAAPKPRPVLAPDPPAEESPKALPPVSISVDGALVRCREQAAQPFLVRGNWFKKGTDSNKALAEAIRYRTEKYGYFPGYGSPRDNTHPPRFYAEPVKFMGMTVTVNQKVGLALRCVEAALNATPAKDEYHPHSIGGIRFANTYRGSEISNHVYGIAIDIEPDRNTCCGCVPPWTEHPLCQRRVSSIYERMAMPKSWVAIFERFGFYWLGHDVLQDTMHFEFLGDPEKILDRQAPASPSPEAPKPSTSSPDGGPPQGDAGSK; from the coding sequence GTGAGAACGAAAGGCGCCCTCTTCACCGCCGGCACCGTCGCCGCGATCGCCCTCGGCACGGTAGGTCTCTCGAGCCGCGAGGCCGAGGCCGGCGACGCCGCCAAAGCCGCGAGCTCCGCCGCGCCCAAGCCGCGCCCCGTGCTCGCCCCCGACCCTCCCGCCGAAGAGAGCCCGAAGGCCCTCCCGCCCGTCTCGATCTCCGTCGACGGGGCGCTCGTGCGGTGCCGCGAACAAGCCGCGCAGCCGTTCCTCGTCCGCGGCAACTGGTTCAAGAAGGGCACCGACTCGAACAAGGCCCTCGCCGAGGCGATCCGCTACCGCACGGAAAAGTACGGATATTTCCCGGGCTACGGCAGCCCGCGCGACAACACCCACCCGCCGCGCTTCTACGCCGAGCCCGTGAAGTTCATGGGCATGACGGTCACGGTGAACCAGAAGGTGGGCCTCGCGCTCCGCTGCGTCGAGGCCGCCCTCAACGCGACCCCCGCGAAGGACGAGTACCACCCGCACTCGATCGGGGGCATCCGCTTCGCGAACACCTACCGCGGGAGCGAGATCTCGAACCACGTCTACGGCATCGCCATCGACATCGAGCCCGACCGCAACACGTGCTGCGGCTGCGTCCCCCCGTGGACCGAGCACCCGCTCTGCCAGCGTCGCGTCTCGAGCATCTACGAGCGCATGGCCATGCCCAAGAGCTGGGTCGCCATCTTCGAGCGCTTCGGCTTCTACTGGCTCGGACACGACGTGCTCCAAGACACGATGCACTTCGAGTTCCTCGGCGATCCCGAGAAGATCCTCGACCGCCAGGCCCCCGCCTCCCCCTCGCCCGAGGCGCCGAAGCCGAGCACCAGTTCACCCGACGGTGGCCCCCCACAGGGCGACGCAGGCTCGAAATAG
- a CDS encoding Crp/Fnr family transcriptional regulator gives MTREEVWQAALSDLRSRFGALLDVRDVRRVRRVAGEGWLVSVVMPTSKGDVHVADLRMDEEGTPSPLLSADHLVAAVERHLLPKTKGVVIDELADFGTEQDDAGPMSFGLGTLSEEVPVSSRVRAAITRGDAASLAEARELLPRLLADHSQRGKVLFTMAEVEQKLGEKDLAGGYLEAASREFADRFDLDALEKAAAMALELYGRDGYGSSKVHALLEQSRARLRPIASVYDSRTFAGLAPELRQELEQHMTTRTLAPGETLVTEGEPSRFVFVVKSGLLGVWLERPEGGSWLVRCCFPGWLLGESSVLGDGDARCTATLKAERVAEVLVCPAEIVRKLAEADPSLAQRLAETKELHRIDSFFSMHETMSQLDVRVRDEILSCLQRLETFVDDTVVLPANAVPTVACLVARGSLTLVSESGEPLGAVEADGFYGVRDTIHAIAPSVSAVAKAGSTVAFFEGTRLQKLCERSPEHVVAVLERLG, from the coding sequence GTGACACGCGAGGAAGTATGGCAAGCCGCGCTCTCGGACCTGCGCTCCCGCTTCGGGGCCTTGCTCGACGTGCGCGACGTGCGCCGCGTGCGGAGGGTGGCCGGCGAGGGGTGGCTCGTGTCGGTCGTGATGCCGACCTCGAAGGGCGACGTGCACGTGGCCGACCTCCGTATGGACGAAGAGGGTACGCCGAGCCCGCTGCTGTCGGCCGACCACCTGGTCGCCGCCGTCGAGCGTCACCTCCTGCCCAAGACGAAGGGCGTCGTGATCGACGAGCTCGCGGACTTCGGCACCGAGCAAGACGACGCGGGCCCCATGTCGTTCGGCCTCGGCACGCTGAGCGAGGAGGTGCCGGTCTCGAGCCGCGTCCGCGCCGCCATCACCCGCGGTGACGCGGCGTCGCTCGCCGAGGCGCGGGAGCTCCTCCCGAGGCTCCTCGCCGACCACTCGCAGCGCGGCAAGGTGCTCTTCACGATGGCCGAGGTCGAGCAGAAGCTCGGCGAGAAAGACCTCGCTGGGGGCTACCTCGAGGCCGCCTCGCGCGAGTTCGCGGACCGCTTCGATCTCGACGCCCTCGAGAAGGCCGCCGCCATGGCGCTCGAGCTCTACGGCCGCGACGGCTACGGCAGCTCCAAGGTGCACGCGCTGCTCGAGCAGAGCCGCGCGCGCCTTCGCCCCATCGCGTCCGTGTACGACTCACGCACCTTCGCTGGCCTCGCCCCCGAGCTCCGCCAAGAGCTCGAGCAGCACATGACCACGCGCACGCTCGCCCCCGGCGAGACGCTCGTCACCGAGGGAGAGCCCTCGCGTTTCGTCTTCGTCGTGAAGAGCGGCCTCCTCGGCGTGTGGCTCGAGCGACCCGAGGGCGGCTCGTGGCTCGTGCGGTGCTGCTTTCCCGGGTGGCTCCTCGGCGAGTCGTCCGTCCTCGGCGACGGGGACGCGCGCTGCACGGCCACCCTCAAGGCCGAGCGCGTCGCCGAGGTCCTCGTGTGCCCGGCCGAGATCGTGAGGAAGCTCGCGGAGGCCGATCCTTCGCTCGCGCAGCGCCTCGCCGAGACGAAAGAGCTCCACCGGATCGACTCGTTCTTCTCGATGCACGAGACCATGAGCCAGCTCGACGTGCGCGTGCGCGACGAGATCCTCTCGTGCCTCCAGCGCCTCGAGACGTTCGTCGACGACACCGTGGTGCTGCCCGCGAACGCCGTGCCCACGGTCGCGTGCCTCGTCGCGCGGGGCAGCCTCACGCTCGTGTCGGAGAGCGGGGAGCCGCTCGGCGCCGTCGAGGCCGACGGGTTCTACGGCGTACGCGACACCATCCACGCCATCGCGCCGAGCGTGTCGGCCGTCGCCAAGGCCGGCTCCACCGTGGCCTTCTTCGAGGGCACGCGCCTCCAGAAGCTGTGCGAGCGCAGCCCCGAGCACGTGGTGGCGGTGCTCGAGCGGCTCGGCTGA